In Paracoccaceae bacterium Fryx2, a single genomic region encodes these proteins:
- the ybgF gene encoding tol-pal system protein YbgF, whose translation MKMLRAFAVLVFLPLPALAQDRAQTLADIRAELSGLSAQIVALKQELVSTGAAQSGAAGGSALQRMDTLESALMALTSKTEALDLRINRVVNDGTLRLADLEFRVVELEGGDIAALPPAATLGGSAGAAAPAAQAPVTGGAELAVGEQADFDRAKGVLGQGDFRTAADQFATFTQTYTGGPLTYEAHFLRGEALAQLGETSNAARAYLESFSGEPNGPRAPDALLKLGQALGTLGQTPEACVTLTEVGVRFPGSQPATDAQAAMQGLGCP comes from the coding sequence ATGAAGATGCTGCGCGCCTTCGCGGTGCTGGTGTTCCTGCCGCTGCCTGCGCTGGCGCAGGACCGGGCGCAGACGCTGGCCGACATCAGGGCCGAACTGTCCGGGCTGAGCGCCCAGATCGTCGCCCTGAAGCAGGAACTGGTCAGCACCGGCGCGGCGCAAAGCGGCGCGGCCGGCGGGTCGGCGCTGCAGCGGATGGATACGCTGGAATCGGCGCTGATGGCGTTGACCTCCAAGACCGAGGCGCTGGACCTGCGGATCAACCGTGTGGTCAACGACGGCACGCTGCGGCTGGCGGATCTGGAGTTCCGCGTGGTGGAACTGGAGGGCGGCGACATCGCCGCCCTGCCGCCCGCGGCGACGCTGGGCGGGAGTGCGGGGGCTGCGGCCCCGGCGGCGCAGGCCCCGGTGACGGGCGGTGCCGAACTGGCAGTGGGCGAACAGGCAGACTTTGACCGGGCCAAGGGGGTGCTCGGTCAGGGTGACTTTCGCACCGCCGCGGACCAGTTTGCGACCTTTACCCAGACCTATACGGGTGGGCCCCTGACCTACGAGGCGCATTTCCTGCGCGGCGAGGCGCTGGCGCAACTGGGCGAGACCTCGAACGCCGCGCGGGCGTATCTGGAAAGCTTTTCGGGTGAACCGAACGGGCCGCGCGCCCCGGATGCGCTGCTGAAGCTGGGGCAGGCGCTGGGCACGCTGGGGCAGACGCCCGAAGCCTGCGTGACGCTGACCGAGGTTGGCGTGCGCTTTCCCGGCAGCCAGCCCGCGACCGACGCGCAGGCGGCGATGCAGGGGCTGGGGTGTCCGTAG
- the ybgC gene encoding tol-pal system-associated acyl-CoA thioesterase: MAHSFALRVYYEDTDLAGIVYYANYLKFIERARSEWVRGLGVDQRALRAAEGIVFAVRRIEADYLRPAVFDDLLTVETAPVAVTGARIVLDQAVLRGAERLFSARVTLVCLGRGGAAQRLPGELRRLLSPCKEGAGDGRDFAS; encoded by the coding sequence ATGGCCCACAGCTTTGCCCTTCGGGTCTATTACGAGGACACCGATCTGGCGGGGATCGTCTATTACGCCAATTACCTGAAGTTCATCGAGCGCGCGCGCAGCGAATGGGTGCGCGGGCTGGGGGTGGACCAGCGCGCGCTGCGGGCGGCCGAGGGGATCGTGTTCGCGGTCCGGCGCATCGAGGCGGATTATCTGCGCCCGGCCGTGTTCGACGATCTTCTGACGGTGGAGACCGCGCCGGTGGCGGTGACCGGCGCGCGGATCGTGCTGGATCAGGCGGTTCTGCGCGGGGCGGAGCGGCTGTTTTCGGCGCGGGTGACGCTGGTCTGCCTTGGGCGCGGCGGGGCGGCGCAGCGGCTGCCGGGGGAATTGCGGCGCCTGTTGTCACCCTGCAAAGAGGGGGCGGGGGATGGGCGTGATTTCGCGTCCTGA
- a CDS encoding sulfurase, with translation MPALLPTGFHGTITWLGLVPDRKAALASLPVQSLIAGFAGPEGEAHGGLTRPACSRVARQYRRGTPIRNTRQFSLMGAEDLAAMAAAMGLAALDPALLGTGVVIAGIPDFSHIPPSSRLQAEGGATLVVDMENRPCTLPAREIEALHPGHGRTFKPAAVGRRGVTAWVEAEGMLRLGQRVTLHVPDQPAWAHLETARRG, from the coding sequence TTGCCCGCGCTGCTGCCGACCGGGTTTCACGGCACGATCACCTGGCTGGGGCTGGTGCCCGACCGCAAGGCGGCGCTGGCGTCGCTGCCGGTTCAAAGCCTGATCGCGGGTTTTGCCGGGCCCGAGGGCGAGGCCCATGGCGGGCTGACCCGGCCCGCCTGTTCGCGCGTTGCCCGGCAGTACAGGCGCGGCACCCCGATCCGCAACACGCGGCAGTTTTCCCTGATGGGGGCCGAGGATCTGGCGGCGATGGCTGCCGCGATGGGGCTGGCGGCGCTCGACCCCGCGTTGCTTGGCACCGGCGTGGTGATCGCGGGCATTCCCGATTTCAGCCACATCCCGCCATCTTCGCGGCTACAGGCCGAAGGCGGGGCGACGCTGGTGGTCGACATGGAAAACCGACCCTGCACGCTGCCCGCGCGCGAGATCGAGGCGCTGCACCCCGGCCATGGCCGCACCTTCAAGCCGGCTGCCGTGGGGCGGCGCGGCGTCACGGCATGGGTGGAGGCCGAGGGGATGCTGCGCCTTGGCCAGCGCGTGACCCTGCATGTGCCCGACCAGCCGGCCTGGGCGCATCTGGAGACCGCACGGCGCGGCTGA
- a CDS encoding methyltransferase domain-containing protein, which yields MTAEPLAHDWDPETYARFRGLRLRPALDLLAQVGPLPEGAVVDLGCGTGSVGAALAERFGDRQRIGLDASPAMLAKAAETGAYHSLMEADLAGWQPEVAPALIFSNAALHWLPDHGALLPQLAGWLAPGGVLAVQMPRQFNAPSHRFLRDIAAAMFPDRFDFAHEEAPVKPAVAYWQMLAPLGQVTAWETDYVQWLDPVDDGHPVRRFTEGTALRPIAEKLDRAELAAFLAAYDTALGSAYPVLADGAALFPFRRCFFVLTV from the coding sequence GTGACGGCCGAACCACTGGCACATGACTGGGACCCCGAAACCTACGCCAGGTTTCGGGGTCTGCGTTTGCGCCCGGCACTGGATCTGCTGGCGCAGGTGGGGCCGCTGCCCGAGGGGGCGGTGGTCGATCTGGGCTGCGGCACCGGGTCGGTCGGTGCGGCGCTGGCCGAACGGTTTGGCGACCGCCAGCGGATCGGGCTGGACGCCTCGCCCGCGATGCTGGCCAAGGCGGCGGAAACCGGCGCCTACCACAGCCTGATGGAGGCCGATCTGGCAGGATGGCAACCCGAGGTGGCGCCGGCGCTGATCTTTTCCAACGCGGCGCTGCACTGGCTGCCTGATCATGGCGCCCTGCTGCCGCAACTGGCGGGCTGGCTGGCGCCGGGCGGCGTGCTGGCGGTGCAGATGCCGCGCCAGTTCAACGCACCCTCGCACCGCTTCCTGCGCGACATTGCGGCGGCGATGTTTCCCGACCGTTTCGATTTTGCCCATGAAGAGGCGCCGGTGAAGCCTGCCGTGGCCTATTGGCAGATGCTGGCCCCGCTGGGGCAGGTGACGGCCTGGGAAACCGATTATGTGCAATGGCTTGACCCGGTGGACGATGGCCATCCGGTGCGCCGCTTCACCGAAGGCACCGCGCTGCGCCCGATTGCGGAAAAGCTGGACCGGGCAGAACTGGCGGCGTTTCTGGCGGCCTATGACACGGCGCTTGGGTCGGCCTATCCCGTGCTGGCCGACGGGGCGGCGCTGTTCCCGTTCCGCCGCTGTTTCTTCGTGCTGACGGTGTAG
- the ftsH gene encoding ATP-dependent zinc metalloprotease FtsH: MGNARNIAFWVVLFLLILALFNLFSGGQTTSASRSISYSDFIARVDQGEVASVVLDGEKVLVRGKDGTQYVAIKPAGEEITDRLISKQVEVRAEAQEQSGFFSLLSLWLPFLVLIGIWIFFMNRMQGGGKGGAMGFGKSRAKLLTEKHGRVTFDDVAGIDEAKEELEEIVEFLRNPQKFSRLGGKIPKGALLVGPPGTGKTLLARAIAGEAGVPFFTISGSDFVEMFVGVGASRVRDMFEQAKKNAPCIVFIDEIDAVGRARGVGMGGGNDEREQTLNQLLVEMDGFEANEGVIIVAATNRKDVLDPALLRPGRFDRQIQVPNPDIKGREKILTVHARKVPVGPDVDLRIIARGCPGFSGADLANLVNEAALTAARVGRRFVTMDDFENAKDKVMMGAERRSMVLTADQKEKTAYHEAGHAIVGINMPKCDPVYKATIIPRGGALGMVVSLPEMDRLNMHKDEGKQKIAMTMAGKAAEIIKYGEEGVSSGPAGDIQQASALARAMVMRWGMSDKIGNIDYAEAHEGYQGNTGGFSVSAETKTLIEAEVKALIDEGYDVARRILLEKSVEFERLARGLLEYETLTGDQIRKVVAGEELGGNDDAGSSSGGVSSIASIPKTKPRAVKPDGGLEPEPMA, translated from the coding sequence GTGGGTAACGCACGAAATATCGCATTCTGGGTTGTGCTGTTCCTGCTGATACTGGCGCTGTTCAACCTGTTCAGCGGCGGCCAGACCACCAGCGCCTCGCGTTCGATTTCCTATTCCGACTTCATCGCCCGAGTCGACCAGGGCGAGGTTGCCAGCGTGGTGCTGGACGGCGAGAAGGTGCTGGTGCGCGGCAAGGACGGCACGCAATACGTGGCGATCAAGCCTGCGGGGGAGGAAATCACCGACCGCCTGATCTCGAAGCAGGTCGAGGTTCGCGCCGAGGCGCAGGAACAATCGGGCTTCTTCTCGCTGCTCAGCCTGTGGCTGCCGTTCCTCGTGCTGATCGGGATCTGGATCTTCTTCATGAACCGGATGCAGGGCGGCGGCAAAGGCGGGGCGATGGGCTTTGGCAAATCGCGCGCCAAGCTGCTGACGGAAAAGCATGGCCGGGTGACGTTCGACGACGTGGCGGGCATCGACGAGGCCAAGGAAGAGCTTGAGGAGATTGTCGAATTCCTGCGCAACCCGCAGAAGTTCAGCCGTCTTGGCGGCAAGATCCCGAAAGGCGCGCTGCTGGTCGGCCCGCCGGGCACCGGCAAGACGCTGCTGGCGCGGGCGATTGCGGGCGAGGCCGGCGTTCCGTTCTTCACCATCTCGGGCTCCGATTTCGTGGAAATGTTCGTCGGCGTCGGTGCAAGCCGCGTGCGCGACATGTTCGAGCAAGCCAAGAAGAACGCGCCCTGCATCGTGTTCATCGACGAGATCGACGCCGTGGGCCGGGCGCGTGGCGTCGGCATGGGCGGCGGCAATGACGAGCGCGAACAGACGCTGAACCAGCTTCTGGTCGAAATGGACGGGTTCGAGGCCAACGAAGGCGTGATCATCGTGGCCGCGACCAACCGCAAGGACGTGCTCGACCCCGCGCTGCTGCGCCCGGGGCGGTTCGACCGCCAGATCCAGGTGCCGAACCCCGACATCAAGGGCCGCGAGAAGATCCTGACGGTTCATGCCCGCAAGGTGCCGGTGGGGCCGGATGTCGATCTGCGCATCATCGCGCGCGGCTGCCCCGGATTCTCGGGTGCCGATCTGGCGAACCTGGTGAACGAGGCGGCGCTGACCGCCGCGCGCGTCGGGCGGCGGTTCGTCACCATGGACGATTTCGAGAATGCCAAGGACAAGGTGATGATGGGGGCCGAGCGTCGCAGCATGGTGCTGACCGCCGACCAGAAGGAAAAGACCGCCTATCACGAGGCCGGCCACGCGATTGTCGGCATCAACATGCCGAAATGCGACCCGGTCTACAAAGCCACCATCATCCCCCGCGGCGGTGCCCTCGGGATGGTGGTCAGCCTGCCCGAGATGGACCGGCTGAACATGCACAAGGACGAAGGCAAGCAGAAGATCGCCATGACCATGGCCGGCAAGGCCGCCGAGATCATCAAGTATGGTGAAGAAGGCGTTTCCTCCGGCCCGGCGGGCGACATCCAGCAGGCCAGCGCGCTGGCGCGGGCGATGGTGATGCGCTGGGGCATGTCTGACAAGATCGGCAACATCGACTATGCCGAGGCGCATGAGGGCTATCAGGGCAACACCGGCGGCTTCTCGGTTTCGGCCGAAACCAAGACGCTGATCGAAGCCGAGGTGAAGGCGCTGATCGACGAGGGCTACGATGTGGCACGCCGGATTCTGCTGGAGAAATCGGTCGAGTTCGAACGGCTTGCGCGGGGGCTTCTGGAATATGAAACCCTGACCGGCGACCAGATCCGCAAGGTTGTGGCGGGCGAGGAGTTGGGGGGCAACGACGATGCCGGGTCTTCCAGCGGCGGCGTCAGTTCGATCGCGTCGATCCCGAAGACCAAGCCGCGGGCGGTCAAGCCCGATGGCGGTCTGGAACCCGAGCCGATGGCCTGA
- the tilS gene encoding tRNA lysidine(34) synthetase TilS has product MSVDDAGLLACLGPVLTGAPLGLAVSGGGDSMAMLHLAVRAGADRGLLHVVTVDHGLRAESADEARFVGRVCAGLGVAHVTLRWTGWDGQGNTADQARRARYGLMADWARATGIGRIALAHTRDDQAETFLMRLARKAGVDGLAAMAPCRVAHGIAWLRPLLGVGRADLRRYLSGAGLPWIDDPGNDDLRHDRVKARAALAVLDPLGIGAGTLAEVARNLAVARQALDEATRAAARRCCRVDGGDVVFDRTLFGELPAEIRRRLMERALRWVASAEYGPRAAALAGFVAAACGRQPMTLHGCRLLPGTSAFRICREVQAVKHLATPADKLWDGRWQFSGADSNGLQVRALGACGLAQLPDWRGAGRPRAALLAAPALWRNDTVVAAPLAGRVQGWHLQVKPDAEGLFLSALSH; this is encoded by the coding sequence GTGTCCGTAGACGACGCGGGGCTGCTGGCGTGTCTGGGCCCGGTGCTGACGGGCGCGCCGCTGGGGCTGGCCGTATCGGGCGGTGGCGATTCCATGGCGATGCTGCATCTGGCGGTGCGGGCGGGTGCAGACCGCGGCCTGTTGCATGTGGTGACGGTCGATCACGGGCTCCGCGCCGAGAGTGCCGACGAGGCGCGGTTTGTCGGCCGGGTCTGTGCCGGGCTGGGGGTGGCGCATGTCACCCTGCGCTGGACGGGGTGGGACGGGCAGGGCAACACCGCAGATCAGGCGCGCCGGGCGCGTTACGGGTTGATGGCCGACTGGGCGCGGGCGACCGGCATCGGGCGGATCGCGCTGGCCCATACCCGCGACGATCAGGCCGAGACCTTTCTGATGCGGCTGGCGCGCAAGGCCGGGGTGGACGGGCTGGCCGCGATGGCGCCCTGCCGGGTGGCGCATGGCATCGCCTGGCTGCGGCCGCTGCTGGGCGTCGGGCGGGCCGACCTGCGGCGGTATCTTTCCGGGGCGGGGCTGCCCTGGATCGACGATCCCGGCAATGACGATCTGCGCCATGACAGGGTGAAGGCCCGGGCCGCGCTGGCGGTGCTGGACCCGCTGGGAATCGGCGCCGGGACGCTGGCCGAGGTGGCGCGCAACCTTGCCGTGGCGCGCCAGGCGCTGGACGAGGCAACGCGCGCCGCCGCGCGCCGCTGCTGCCGGGTCGATGGCGGCGACGTGGTGTTCGACCGGACGCTGTTCGGAGAGTTGCCCGCCGAGATTCGCCGCCGCCTGATGGAACGGGCGCTGCGCTGGGTGGCATCGGCGGAATATGGCCCAAGGGCCGCCGCGCTGGCCGGTTTTGTCGCAGCGGCCTGCGGCCGACAGCCGATGACGCTGCATGGCTGCCGCCTCTTGCCAGGCACCAGCGCCTTCCGCATCTGCCGCGAAGTGCAGGCCGTGAAGCATCTGGCGACTCCGGCGGATAAGCTGTGGGATGGCCGCTGGCAGTTTTCGGGGGCAGATTCCAACGGCTTGCAGGTGCGGGCCCTGGGGGCCTGCGGTCTTGCGCAACTGCCCGACTGGCGGGGCGCCGGGCGGCCGCGCGCCGCCCTGCTGGCTGCGCCTGCGCTGTGGCGAAATGACACAGTTGTCGCCGCGCCCCTGGCAGGGCGCGTGCAGGGCTGGCACCTGCAGGTCAAACCCGATGCCGAAGGGCTGTTTCTTTCCGCTTTATCGCATTGA
- the tolR gene encoding protein TolR, translated as MGAGVTKSAGGGGRRGRRRGRSPAMSEINVTPFVDVMLVLLIIFMVTAPLLTVGVPIELPDTAASSIPTEQEEPLTITMTADGRLLIQTAEVVEGELIPKLRAIASERVSDKVFLRADGAIAYEKVAQVMGALNAGGFRNIGLVTDTNGPTFGGSGG; from the coding sequence ATGGGGGCGGGGGTCACCAAATCGGCGGGCGGCGGTGGTCGGCGCGGGCGCAGGCGGGGTCGCTCGCCCGCGATGTCGGAAATCAACGTGACGCCGTTTGTCGACGTGATGCTGGTGCTCTTGATCATCTTCATGGTGACGGCGCCGCTGCTGACGGTGGGCGTGCCGATCGAATTGCCCGATACCGCCGCAAGTTCCATCCCGACCGAGCAGGAGGAGCCGCTGACGATCACCATGACCGCCGATGGCCGTCTGCTGATCCAGACCGCCGAGGTGGTCGAGGGCGAGCTGATCCCGAAGCTGCGGGCGATTGCGTCGGAGCGGGTCAGCGACAAGGTGTTCCTGCGGGCCGACGGGGCGATTGCCTATGAAAAGGTGGCGCAGGTGATGGGTGCGCTGAACGCGGGCGGGTTCCGCAACATCGGCCTCGTGACCGATACCAACGGGCCGACCTTCGGCGGCAGCGGCGGCTAG
- the pal gene encoding peptidoglycan-associated lipoprotein Pal yields the protein MTYFPKALLLVAVLGLAACNNPDRYGAGGAGAGGAGGAGGAGGIGTTGLGDPTSTAYFQATVGDRVFFAVDQNNLSDTARGTLSQQASWLQTNRDYAIIIEGHADEQGTREYNLALGARRASAVQDYLISQGVAPSRMRTVSYGKERPVEVCSTEDCYSRNRRAVTVLSLGSGV from the coding sequence ATGACGTATTTTCCCAAAGCCCTGCTGCTGGTGGCAGTCCTCGGCCTTGCGGCCTGCAACAACCCTGATCGTTACGGCGCAGGCGGCGCCGGGGCGGGAGGCGCGGGCGGCGCAGGCGGTGCCGGGGGCATCGGCACGACCGGGCTCGGCGATCCGACCTCGACCGCGTATTTCCAGGCGACGGTGGGCGACCGGGTGTTCTTTGCCGTCGATCAGAACAACCTGTCCGACACCGCGCGCGGCACGCTGAGCCAGCAGGCAAGCTGGCTGCAGACCAACCGCGACTACGCGATCATCATCGAAGGCCATGCCGACGAGCAGGGCACGCGTGAATACAACCTGGCGCTGGGTGCGCGCCGCGCTTCGGCGGTGCAGGACTACCTGATCTCGCAGGGTGTGGCCCCGTCGCGGATGCGGACCGTGAGCTATGGCAAGGAGCGCCCGGTCGAGGTCTGCTCGACCGAGGATTGCTACTCGCGCAACCGCCGCGCCGTCACGGTGCTGTCGCTGGGGTCGGGGGTCTGA
- a CDS encoding cell envelope biogenesis protein TolA — translation MDNGVIISGIGHLSLILWVLFGGWFVRLDEPPAVAVTEVSLMSSAEFDALASAAPLAPGAAAAPEQPEVAPPDPVQPELAQESPPPAPEVPAPPQPAPEPDPAPDVTEIEPLPAPVVTEVPPEPTLAPPAEVEQPLPAPVSSVKPKPRPAPRVAPEAAPAPEPDAVIAEQATPAVTPEPAPEAAVVEEPTPAAAPPEASTQIITEAVETADTPELAPTSSARPKSRPAKAATPVPEAVSAAPAPAETAAERDAVAEAIAAAMAEAAAQPAPTGGADGPSERPVGPPMSAGEKDALRVAVQQCWNVGALSSDAMRVTVTLAVSVGRDGVPDRGSITMTGATGGSDVAARQAFETARRAIILCGAKGFPLPADKYDQWRELELVFNPEGMRFK, via the coding sequence ATGGACAATGGGGTGATCATCTCTGGCATCGGGCATCTGAGCCTGATCCTGTGGGTGCTGTTCGGGGGCTGGTTCGTCCGGCTCGACGAGCCGCCTGCCGTGGCGGTGACAGAAGTGTCGCTGATGTCGTCGGCCGAGTTCGATGCGCTGGCCTCGGCGGCGCCGCTGGCACCGGGGGCTGCGGCGGCACCGGAGCAGCCCGAGGTGGCCCCGCCCGATCCGGTGCAGCCGGAACTGGCCCAGGAGTCGCCGCCGCCCGCCCCCGAAGTGCCCGCCCCGCCGCAGCCCGCGCCCGAACCGGACCCGGCGCCCGACGTGACCGAGATCGAGCCGCTGCCCGCCCCGGTGGTGACCGAAGTGCCGCCGGAACCGACGCTGGCCCCCCCGGCCGAGGTCGAGCAGCCGCTGCCCGCCCCGGTCAGCAGCGTGAAGCCCAAGCCGCGCCCTGCGCCGCGCGTGGCCCCCGAGGCCGCGCCGGCCCCCGAACCCGATGCGGTGATCGCCGAACAGGCCACGCCGGCGGTGACCCCCGAACCTGCGCCCGAAGCTGCGGTGGTCGAGGAACCGACGCCAGCCGCCGCCCCGCCCGAGGCCAGCACGCAGATCATCACCGAGGCGGTCGAAACCGCCGACACGCCCGAACTTGCCCCGACCAGCAGCGCGCGGCCGAAGTCGCGCCCGGCGAAGGCCGCAACGCCGGTGCCCGAGGCGGTTTCTGCCGCGCCGGCCCCGGCCGAGACGGCCGCCGAACGGGATGCCGTGGCTGAGGCCATTGCCGCCGCCATGGCGGAAGCCGCCGCCCAACCCGCGCCGACGGGCGGGGCGGACGGGCCGTCGGAACGGCCCGTCGGGCCGCCGATGTCGGCGGGCGAGAAGGATGCGCTGCGCGTTGCGGTGCAGCAATGCTGGAACGTCGGCGCGCTGTCGTCGGACGCGATGCGGGTGACGGTGACGCTGGCCGTCTCGGTCGGGCGCGACGGCGTGCCGGACCGCGGCTCGATCACCATGACCGGCGCCACCGGCGGGTCGGATGTTGCCGCGCGGCAGGCCTTCGAGACGGCGCGGCGGGCGATCATCCTGTGCGGTGCAAAGGGCTTTCCGCTGCCCGCAGACAAATACGACCAGTGGCGCGAGCTTGAACTGGTGTTCAACCCCGAAGGGATGCGGTTCAAATGA
- the tolB gene encoding Tol-Pal system beta propeller repeat protein TolB encodes MTLFRTLTPALAVLALLAGPMPMALAQTGPLRIEITEGVIEPLPFAVPDFIAENAAAGKYAVDIARVIASDLSGTGLFREIPASAHISRVTSFDAPVSYPDWKAINAQALITGAVSASGDRIVVKFRLYDVFSGAPLGEGLQFAGTTQSWRRMAHKVADAAYARITGEGGYFDSRVVFVAESGPKNQRAKRLGVMDYDGANVQYLTDSNSLVLAPRFSPTGDRILYTSYTSGFPRIYLMDVGSLRTRALDEQPGTMTFAPRFAPDGRTVVFSLEQGGNSDIYTVDSQSGALSRLTNAPSIETAPSYSPDGSRIVFESDRSGTQQLYIMSAGGGEPQRISNGQGRYGTPVWSPRGDLIAFTKQHQGRFHIGVMRTDGSEERLLTASFLDEGPTWAPNGRVIMFTRETSGEGGRAALYSVDISGRNLRQVPTEGSASDPAWSPLLP; translated from the coding sequence ATGACCCTGTTCAGAACCCTCACCCCCGCGCTTGCGGTATTGGCGCTGCTGGCCGGGCCGATGCCGATGGCGCTGGCGCAGACCGGCCCGTTGCGGATCGAGATCACCGAAGGGGTCATCGAACCCCTGCCGTTCGCGGTGCCCGATTTCATCGCCGAGAACGCCGCGGCGGGCAAGTATGCCGTCGACATTGCGCGGGTGATCGCGTCCGACCTGTCGGGCACCGGGCTGTTTCGCGAGATTCCGGCCAGCGCGCACATCTCGCGCGTGACCAGCTTCGATGCGCCGGTCTCCTACCCCGACTGGAAGGCGATCAACGCGCAGGCGCTGATCACCGGGGCGGTCAGCGCCTCGGGCGACCGGATCGTGGTCAAGTTCCGGCTTTATGACGTGTTTTCCGGCGCGCCGCTGGGCGAGGGGCTGCAATTCGCGGGCACCACGCAAAGCTGGCGGCGGATGGCGCACAAGGTGGCCGACGCCGCCTATGCCCGCATCACCGGCGAGGGCGGCTATTTCGACAGCCGCGTGGTGTTCGTGGCCGAAAGCGGGCCGAAGAACCAGCGCGCCAAGCGGCTGGGCGTGATGGATTACGACGGCGCCAACGTGCAGTATCTGACCGACAGCAACTCGCTGGTGCTGGCGCCGCGCTTTTCGCCCACCGGCGACCGCATCCTCTATACCTCGTACACGTCGGGTTTCCCGCGCATCTACCTGATGGACGTGGGCAGCCTGCGCACCCGCGCGCTGGATGAACAGCCCGGCACCATGACCTTCGCGCCGCGCTTTGCCCCCGATGGCCGCACGGTGGTGTTTTCGCTGGAACAGGGCGGCAACTCGGACATCTACACCGTGGACAGCCAGTCGGGTGCCCTGTCGCGCCTGACCAATGCGCCCTCGATCGAGACGGCGCCCAGCTATTCGCCCGACGGCAGCCGGATCGTGTTTGAAAGCGACCGCTCGGGCACCCAGCAGCTTTACATCATGTCGGCGGGTGGCGGCGAGCCGCAGCGGATTTCCAACGGGCAGGGCCGCTATGGCACCCCGGTCTGGTCGCCGCGCGGTGACCTGATCGCCTTTACCAAGCAGCATCAGGGCCGCTTCCATATCGGGGTGATGCGCACCGACGGGTCGGAAGAACGGCTGCTGACCGCCTCGTTCCTCGACGAGGGCCCGACCTGGGCGCCGAATGGCCGGGTGATCATGTTCACCCGCGAAACCTCGGGCGAGGGCGGGCGCGCGGCGCTGTATTCGGTGGACATCTCGGGGCGCAACCTGCGCCAGGTGCCGACCGAAGGCTCTGCCTCGGACCCCGCGTGGTCGCCGCTGCTGCCCTGA
- the tolQ gene encoding protein TolQ: METDTLAMAQEIDFSLLALFARATITVKLVMITLLVMSFWSWAIIIRKHLMFRASQHEAAVFDRAFWSGEPLDELFEKIGPQPEGASGKIFASGMLEWRRSHRQDGGLIAGAQARIDRSMDVAIAKESEALNKGLSFLATVGSTAPFIGLFGTVFGIMHSFTQIAISKNTDLATVAPGIAEALLATGIGLIAAIPAVVFYNKLNADGERIIGGYEAFADEFATILSRQLDA, encoded by the coding sequence ATGGAAACGGATACCCTTGCGATGGCGCAGGAGATTGATTTCTCGCTGCTGGCGCTCTTCGCGCGTGCGACGATCACGGTGAAGCTGGTCATGATCACATTGCTGGTCATGTCTTTCTGGTCATGGGCGATCATCATCCGCAAGCACCTGATGTTCCGCGCCTCGCAGCACGAGGCGGCGGTGTTCGACCGCGCCTTCTGGTCGGGCGAGCCGCTGGACGAGCTGTTCGAGAAGATCGGGCCGCAGCCCGAAGGGGCCTCGGGCAAGATATTTGCCAGCGGGATGCTGGAGTGGCGGCGCAGCCACCGGCAGGACGGCGGGCTGATCGCGGGGGCGCAGGCGCGGATCGACCGGTCGATGGATGTGGCGATCGCCAAGGAAAGCGAGGCGCTGAACAAGGGGCTGAGCTTCCTGGCTACCGTGGGGTCCACCGCGCCGTTCATCGGGCTGTTCGGCACGGTGTTCGGCATCATGCATTCCTTCACCCAGATCGCGATTTCCAAGAACACCGATCTGGCGACGGTGGCCCCCGGCATCGCCGAGGCGCTGCTGGCGACCGGGATCGGGCTGATTGCCGCCATTCCGGCGGTGGTGTTCTACAACAAGCTGAATGCCGACGGCGAGCGGATCATCGGCGGCTACGAGGCGTTCGCCGACGAGTTCGCCACCATCCTTTCGCGCCAGCTGGACGCCTGA
- a CDS encoding DUF3775 domain-containing protein gives MADLAIDLEELGALVLRLKAVMAKEGMDFPELGGNASDDPIPEALQQTEGDLSQDEITQEIETMNDDQQDALVALFWIGRGDAEPEAWAETLELARERHTGRVSTYLLGKPLVATYLEDGLEQLREAGVLE, from the coding sequence ATGGCCGACCTTGCGATTGATCTGGAAGAACTCGGGGCGCTGGTGCTGCGGCTCAAGGCGGTGATGGCCAAGGAGGGCATGGATTTCCCCGAACTGGGCGGCAATGCCTCGGACGATCCGATCCCGGAAGCATTGCAGCAGACCGAGGGCGATCTGAGCCAGGACGAGATTACCCAGGAAATCGAGACGATGAACGACGATCAGCAGGATGCGCTGGTGGCGTTGTTCTGGATCGGGCGCGGCGATGCCGAGCCCGAAGCCTGGGCCGAGACGCTGGAACTGGCCCGGGAACGCCATACCGGGCGGGTCAGCACCTATCTGCTGGGCAAGCCGCTGGTGGCAACCTATCTGGAGGACGGGCTGGAGCAGTTGCGCGAGGCGGGCGTTCTGGAGTGA